The Christiangramia flava JLT2011 genome has a segment encoding these proteins:
- the pyk gene encoding pyruvate kinase: MPTNKKTKIVATLGPATSNKDILRKMLQEGANVFRINFSHADYEDVKERIQMIRDLNKEEGFNAAILADLQGPKLRVGVMKEEVVVSEGDEITFATGEEFKGTAERVYMNYDSFPRDVKAGERILLDDGKLIFEVLSTNEKDEVKAKVIQGGPLKSKKGVNLPNTNISLPALTEKDVKDAKFACQLEVDWIALSFVRHAEDLIELQNLIREHSQYKIPIIAKIEKPEGVANIDKIVAYCDGLMVARGDLGVEVPAQEVPLIQKKLVLTAKKARIPVIIATQMMETMITSLTPTRAEVNDVANSVMDGADAVMLSGETSVGQYPVQVIQKMASILQSVENSPLIKVPHEPPHVRTKRYITKAVCFHAAHMANEIKAKAICTLTNSGYTAFQISAWRPEAHILVFTSNHRILNQLSLLWGVKAFFYDKFVSTDETIDDINDLAKKNKFVEAGDFTINLAAMPITAKGMVNTLRVSEIE, encoded by the coding sequence ATGCCCACCAACAAAAAAACTAAAATTGTCGCGACTTTAGGCCCGGCCACAAGTAACAAGGATATCCTGCGAAAAATGCTGCAGGAAGGTGCCAATGTATTCCGGATAAATTTCTCTCATGCCGATTATGAAGATGTAAAGGAGCGCATCCAGATGATCAGGGATCTGAACAAAGAAGAAGGTTTCAATGCTGCAATTCTTGCTGATCTGCAGGGACCTAAACTGCGTGTTGGTGTCATGAAAGAAGAAGTGGTGGTAAGTGAAGGAGATGAGATCACCTTTGCGACCGGTGAAGAATTTAAGGGCACTGCTGAAAGGGTGTATATGAATTATGATTCATTCCCAAGAGATGTAAAAGCCGGGGAACGCATTCTTCTGGATGATGGAAAACTGATTTTTGAGGTACTCAGCACCAATGAAAAAGATGAGGTAAAGGCCAAGGTTATTCAGGGAGGCCCGTTGAAATCTAAAAAAGGTGTCAACCTTCCCAATACCAATATCTCGCTTCCTGCCTTGACTGAAAAAGACGTGAAAGACGCCAAATTCGCTTGCCAGCTGGAGGTAGACTGGATCGCACTTTCCTTTGTGCGTCACGCAGAAGATTTAATCGAATTGCAGAATCTCATCCGTGAGCATTCACAATATAAAATACCAATCATCGCCAAAATCGAAAAGCCGGAAGGTGTAGCCAATATCGATAAGATTGTAGCTTACTGTGATGGGCTGATGGTGGCGCGTGGCGACCTGGGAGTAGAAGTTCCGGCACAGGAAGTTCCGCTGATTCAGAAGAAACTGGTTCTAACGGCAAAAAAAGCCCGAATACCGGTTATTATCGCTACCCAGATGATGGAAACCATGATTACCAGCCTCACGCCTACCAGGGCAGAGGTGAACGATGTGGCAAACTCGGTGATGGACGGGGCAGACGCCGTGATGCTAAGTGGGGAAACTTCCGTTGGACAATACCCGGTTCAGGTAATTCAGAAGATGGCATCGATTCTTCAAAGCGTGGAGAATTCGCCACTCATCAAGGTTCCACATGAGCCACCGCACGTACGCACCAAACGCTACATTACCAAAGCGGTTTGTTTTCATGCGGCCCATATGGCAAACGAAATCAAGGCCAAAGCGATTTGCACCCTTACAAATAGCGGATACACTGCTTTCCAGATTTCTGCGTGGAGACCGGAAGCACATATTCTCGTGTTCACTTCGAACCACCGTATCCTGAATCAATTGAGCCTGTTATGGGGCGTGAAGGCCTTTTTCTACGATAAGTTCGTTAGCACCGATGAAACTATTGATGATATCAATGACCTGGCGAAGAAGAACAAGTTCGTGGAAGCCGGTGATTTTACCATCAATCTGGCTGCGATGCCAATTACTGCTAAGGGAATGGTCAATACCCTCAGAGTTTCAGAGATCGAATAA
- the dinB gene encoding DNA polymerase IV: MEDQRKIIHIDMDAFYASVEQLDNPDLRGKPVAVGGSSDRGVVSAASYEARKFGVRSAMSSIIAKRNCPELIFVKARFERYRELSQRIREIFLEYTDLVEPLSLDEAYLDVTENKKGNPSATLIAQEIRQKIKEKTGLNASAGISINKFIAKVASDVNKPNGQKTVGPEEVIPFLEELDIRKFYGVGKVTAEKMYRLGIFTGKDLKEKSEEFLTEHFGKSGGHFYKVVRGIHLSPVKPNRIRKSLGAERTFSENISSEIFMLERLQNIAEEIERRLQKSQVAGKTVTLKIKYSDFTLQTRSKTLAYYISSKDLILEIAKELLYQEKMKNSVRLLGISLSNLNTEDEKEEKKEISVQLKFKF; this comes from the coding sequence GTGGAAGACCAGCGAAAAATAATACATATCGATATGGATGCCTTTTATGCTTCTGTGGAACAGCTGGATAATCCCGATCTGCGTGGAAAACCTGTGGCCGTTGGTGGCAGTTCTGATCGCGGCGTAGTAAGCGCCGCCAGCTATGAAGCCCGTAAATTTGGTGTGCGAAGTGCTATGAGCAGCATTATTGCCAAAAGAAATTGCCCGGAACTCATTTTTGTGAAAGCCCGTTTTGAACGCTACCGCGAATTATCGCAGCGCATCAGGGAAATTTTCCTGGAATATACTGATCTGGTAGAACCCTTGTCACTGGATGAGGCTTACCTTGATGTTACAGAGAATAAGAAGGGAAATCCCAGCGCAACGCTCATCGCGCAGGAGATCAGGCAAAAGATCAAGGAAAAAACCGGTTTGAATGCTTCGGCGGGAATTTCCATCAATAAGTTCATCGCCAAGGTGGCCAGTGATGTGAACAAGCCCAACGGCCAGAAAACGGTGGGCCCCGAGGAGGTCATCCCTTTTCTGGAAGAACTCGATATCCGGAAGTTTTATGGTGTTGGAAAGGTGACTGCCGAAAAAATGTACCGTCTCGGGATTTTTACCGGGAAGGATCTCAAGGAAAAAAGCGAGGAATTCCTAACGGAACACTTCGGTAAAAGCGGCGGCCATTTCTACAAGGTGGTGCGTGGTATTCACCTGAGCCCGGTGAAACCCAATCGCATCAGGAAATCTCTGGGTGCCGAAAGAACTTTCAGCGAAAATATTTCTTCGGAAATCTTTATGCTGGAACGTCTTCAGAATATTGCCGAAGAAATTGAACGGAGGTTGCAAAAAAGCCAGGTAGCGGGGAAAACGGTCACACTGAAGATCAAGTACAGTGATTTTACGCTGCAAACACGCAGCAAGACGCTGGCCTACTACATTTCTTCCAAAGACCTGATCCTGGAAATTGCCAAAGAATTACTATATCAGGAGAAAATGAAAAATTCGGTAAGGTTATTGGGGATCTCCCTTTCAAATCTGAATACCGAAGATGAAAAAGAGGAAAAAAAGGAAATTTCGGTTCAGTTAAAATTTAAGTTTTAA
- a CDS encoding NAD(P)H-binding protein → MQRFGKTAIILGATGLTGGVLLDLLLKDERYEQIKLFTRSRTGLKNPKIEEYLIDLFEMEQFKNLFQADEVYCCVGTTQKKTPDKDTYRQIDFGIPATAAKMAAENGIEVFLVISAMGANQNSRIFYNRTKGEMEGAVLDAKISKTHILRPALISGDREESRPAEFFGKKLMQALNPLLRGKLKKYRSIHPKEIAKSMIFLANHHFDKKILESDEIKDIAAKENV, encoded by the coding sequence ATGCAGCGATTTGGAAAAACCGCCATTATATTAGGCGCTACTGGTCTTACCGGAGGCGTTTTGCTGGATCTTTTGCTGAAGGATGAGCGCTATGAGCAGATCAAGCTTTTTACCAGGAGCCGAACAGGCCTGAAAAACCCGAAAATTGAAGAATACCTGATCGATCTTTTTGAGATGGAACAATTCAAAAACCTCTTTCAGGCAGATGAGGTCTATTGCTGCGTGGGAACTACCCAGAAAAAGACTCCCGATAAGGATACGTATCGGCAAATCGATTTCGGCATTCCCGCAACAGCCGCAAAAATGGCTGCAGAAAACGGTATTGAGGTTTTTCTGGTAATTTCAGCCATGGGCGCAAACCAGAATAGTCGTATTTTTTATAACCGTACCAAGGGTGAAATGGAAGGCGCCGTGTTGGATGCCAAAATTTCGAAGACTCATATTTTAAGACCTGCCCTGATTTCGGGAGACCGGGAAGAATCACGTCCCGCGGAATTCTTCGGAAAAAAACTGATGCAAGCCCTGAACCCGCTGCTTCGCGGGAAATTAAAGAAATACCGCAGCATTCATCCCAAAGAGATTGCAAAATCCATGATCTTCCTGGCTAATCATCATTTTGACAAAAAGATTTTAGAATCAGATGAAATAAAGGATATTGCAGCAAAAGAAAATGTATGA
- a CDS encoding CYTH domain-containing protein: MIETERKFLVTSEDFKKQATEQKVFRQAYLNTDPQRTVRVRLTGDTGYLTIKGKSSNSGMSRYEWEKAIPAAEAEELLKICEPGMIEKTRFLVPVAGHTFEVDEFFGAHTGLIIAEIELKTEDEDFERPQWLGKEVTGDLRYYNSQLIKKPIKNQQDE, from the coding sequence ATGATCGAAACCGAACGCAAATTCCTGGTAACTTCCGAAGATTTTAAAAAACAAGCCACGGAACAGAAAGTTTTCCGCCAGGCTTACCTGAATACAGATCCACAACGTACCGTGCGCGTGAGGCTGACTGGTGATACCGGCTACCTCACGATCAAGGGAAAGTCCAGTAATTCGGGGATGTCCCGATATGAGTGGGAAAAAGCTATTCCAGCCGCAGAAGCTGAAGAATTGCTGAAAATTTGCGAACCTGGAATGATCGAAAAAACACGATTTCTGGTTCCTGTTGCCGGACATACATTTGAAGTGGACGAGTTTTTCGGAGCTCATACCGGTCTTATAATTGCCGAAATCGAACTGAAAACCGAAGATGAGGATTTTGAGCGTCCGCAGTGGCTGGGAAAAGAAGTGACCGGGGACCTGCGCTACTATAATTCACAACTCATCAAGAAACCGATAAAAAATCAACAGGATGAATAA
- a CDS encoding YciI family protein codes for MNKFIFLFALILLSCGNPESREQQAEELEETKDSVQAPSQEEIARELQEKGYQTFTYKEDDTSYLMQQYFLVFLKSGPNRNQDSTEAAELQKRHLEHLSRMYTEGYTSLTGPMGDDGDLRGIIVYNTPTQQEADSLARLDPMVKAGRLEVEVHPWWVAKGGKLQ; via the coding sequence ATGAATAAATTCATTTTCCTTTTTGCACTAATACTTTTGTCATGTGGCAACCCGGAATCACGGGAACAACAGGCTGAAGAACTGGAAGAAACCAAAGATTCGGTGCAGGCTCCCTCACAGGAAGAGATTGCCCGCGAGCTTCAGGAAAAGGGCTATCAAACTTTTACTTACAAGGAGGACGACACGAGTTATTTGATGCAGCAATACTTCCTGGTCTTCCTGAAATCTGGTCCCAACCGTAACCAGGATTCTACAGAGGCAGCGGAACTTCAGAAAAGGCACCTGGAACATCTCAGCAGGATGTATACCGAAGGTTATACGAGTTTAACCGGGCCGATGGGTGATGATGGCGATCTTCGTGGGATTATAGTTTACAACACGCCAACGCAGCAGGAAGCTGATAGCCTGGCGCGGCTGGATCCCATGGTCAAGGCCGGGAGACTGGAGGTCGAAGTGCACCCCTGGTGGGTCGCCAAGGGCGGTAAATTGCAGTAA
- the trxA gene encoding thioredoxin — protein sequence MKSSFSEIIQSEKPVLVDFFADWCGPCKMLAPILKEVKEELGDDVKIVKIDVDKNQPLAAKYQVRGIPTMILFRNGQQIWRQSGVLPKEEIKKKIVSA from the coding sequence ATGAAAAGTTCCTTCAGCGAAATCATTCAAAGTGAAAAACCTGTACTGGTTGATTTTTTTGCCGACTGGTGTGGCCCGTGTAAAATGCTGGCACCAATCCTGAAAGAAGTCAAGGAAGAACTTGGCGATGACGTGAAAATTGTAAAAATCGACGTAGATAAAAATCAGCCGCTTGCCGCCAAATATCAGGTTCGTGGCATACCTACGATGATCCTTTTCAGGAACGGCCAGCAGATCTGGAGACAATCTGGTGTACTTCCAAAGGAAGAGATCAAGAAAAAGATTGTTTCCGCGTAA
- a CDS encoding efflux transporter outer membrane subunit, with the protein MIQQIRTMTSSYLKILITGLAFLSLQSCFVARTYEQPEVVREEYYRTDAFPQDSLNMAEVSWRNMFNDPQLQQYIEEGLEQNIDIRVAIQQVLVAEAYVKQGKAGYLPTLNAKGQYTHQELSANSQFGGLFSSVDQYELSGNLSWEADIWGKIRSQKRAFEASYLQSVAAHQAVKTRLVADIASTYYQLLSLDEQIQITEETIETRENSLETTRALKEAGNLTEVGVKQTEAQLYNAQGILIDLKNQRKILENAFSILLGQSPDAINRNSLDEQKITTDLQIGVPAQLLRNRPDVIAAEYDLVNAFELTNVAKSNFYPSLTLTATGGLQALNASDLLDTNSLFATLVGGLAQPVLNGRRIRTQFEVSEAQQEQARLNFRKAILNASKEVSDALYSYEAATDKISVKNKEFEAYDLATSYSEELLNNGLANYLEVLTARQNALNARLSLTTARYNQLKAVVDLYEALGGGWK; encoded by the coding sequence ATGATACAGCAAATTAGAACTATGACATCATCCTATCTTAAAATATTGATCACGGGTCTTGCCTTTTTAAGTTTGCAATCCTGTTTCGTGGCCAGAACCTACGAACAGCCGGAAGTGGTCAGGGAAGAATATTACCGAACCGATGCTTTCCCACAGGACAGCCTGAATATGGCTGAAGTTTCCTGGAGAAATATGTTTAACGACCCACAGCTTCAGCAGTATATCGAAGAAGGCCTGGAGCAAAATATTGATATTCGGGTGGCCATCCAGCAGGTACTTGTCGCTGAAGCTTACGTAAAACAGGGAAAAGCCGGGTATCTTCCAACTTTGAACGCCAAAGGCCAGTATACGCACCAGGAACTTTCGGCCAACAGCCAGTTTGGAGGGCTTTTTTCTTCAGTAGACCAGTATGAATTAAGTGGAAATCTCTCCTGGGAAGCCGATATATGGGGAAAGATCAGGAGTCAGAAAAGGGCTTTCGAAGCAAGCTACCTGCAAAGTGTTGCCGCCCATCAGGCAGTCAAAACAAGATTGGTAGCCGATATCGCTTCGACTTATTACCAGTTATTGTCCCTGGATGAACAAATTCAGATTACCGAAGAAACGATTGAGACCCGGGAAAATAGCCTGGAAACGACCAGAGCTTTAAAAGAAGCAGGAAATCTTACGGAAGTTGGTGTGAAACAAACCGAGGCCCAGCTATACAATGCACAGGGAATCCTGATAGATTTGAAGAACCAGCGCAAGATTCTTGAAAATGCTTTTTCGATCTTGCTGGGACAAAGCCCAGACGCCATCAATCGTAACAGCCTGGATGAACAAAAGATCACTACTGATCTACAGATTGGAGTTCCGGCCCAGCTCTTGAGGAACCGACCCGATGTGATCGCGGCGGAATATGACCTGGTAAACGCATTTGAACTCACCAATGTTGCCAAAAGTAACTTCTATCCCAGCCTTACACTCACCGCAACCGGCGGACTGCAGGCTTTGAATGCTTCAGATTTACTGGATACCAATTCCCTTTTTGCCACCCTTGTTGGCGGTCTCGCACAGCCGGTCCTTAACGGAAGAAGGATCAGGACGCAATTTGAAGTTTCCGAAGCACAGCAGGAACAGGCCAGGCTCAACTTCAGAAAAGCCATTCTGAATGCCTCCAAAGAAGTTTCAGATGCCTTGTATTCCTACGAAGCGGCCACTGATAAAATTTCAGTAAAAAATAAAGAATTTGAAGCCTACGACCTGGCTACCAGTTATTCCGAAGAATTGCTGAACAACGGTCTGGCAAATTACCTGGAAGTGCTTACCGCCCGGCAAAATGCCCTGAATGCGCGGCTTAGCCTAACCACCGCCCGTTATAACCAGTTGAAGGCCGTCGTAGACCTGTATGAAGCGCTGGGTGGCGGATGGAAATGA
- a CDS encoding efflux RND transporter permease subunit, translated as MLRTFIERPVLSTVISIIIVILGVLGLTQLPVTQYPDIAPPTVQVSASYPGANAETIVESVIIPIEEQINGVEGMKYITSSASNNGTASIRVFFEQGYDPDIAAVNVQNRVARANAVLPSEVIRSGVTTTKAQNSALLYAGLYSTNPDYDDTFLQNYLNINVKPELQRINGVGDVNVFGGKDYAMRVWLDPAKMASYGLVPGDVVASIGEQSLEAAAGSLGQNAGESFEYVLKYGGRYKTADQYENIIIKAQPNGEFLRLKDVGGVELGAQSYSSLSRSKGYPALSFGIFQTPGSNAQEIIEKIYDRLEELKKDFPEGVDYIINYDTNKFLTASISKVQHTLIEAFILVFLVVFIFLQDLKSTLIPAIAVPVSIIGTFFFLNLLGYSINLLTLFALVLAIGIVVDDAIVVVEAVHAKLEGGEKSARKASVSAMSEIAGAIVSITLVMAAVFIPITFIQGPAGVFYEQFGVTLIIAILISAVNALTLSPALCALFLKPKDEEDKKRNFLQKFYRAFDAGFEATKQKYSRSLGFLTRHKWLSLGILALTAVGIFFINKSIPSGFVPTEDRGVIFVNGDLPPGSSLDRSFTTATQLYEQMQTVEGIRTATVIAGRNFFSGAGSSNFMGFIILEDWDDRDTDATSIDNIIAQLNQKSASFSDAKIIYFTPPSVPGFGSADGFEMQLLDREAGSLEDLDETANEFVTNLIQQPEVAYASNPFSTNYPQLRIDIDVPMAKKAGVGVNDILSVLQGYIGGIYTANFSRFGKQYRVFVQSLPEDRVNKASLNSMFVRTSEGEMAPVSQFVSLNRIYGPQTISRFNLFNAVSLNGTAAPGYSSGGTIDAIRRTASKVLPQGYDIAFSGLTREEIASGGQAGIIFMLSIVFVYFLLAAQYESYLLPFSVILSLPIGVAGAYIATWMAGLQNNIYFQIALIMLIGLLAKNAILIVEFARQRRYEGLSITEAALDGAKVRLRPILMTSFAFILGLLPLVLANGVGAQGNRSIGTGAAGGLLVGTIFGLFVIPVLFIIFQWLQERIGKKPDAVISKNDTAN; from the coding sequence ATGCTAAGAACATTTATTGAACGTCCCGTTCTTTCTACGGTTATTTCGATCATTATCGTTATCCTGGGAGTGCTTGGACTCACGCAGCTTCCGGTAACGCAATATCCAGATATCGCCCCCCCAACGGTACAGGTAAGCGCCTCCTATCCCGGCGCCAATGCCGAAACCATCGTGGAAAGTGTGATCATCCCAATCGAAGAACAGATCAACGGGGTAGAAGGAATGAAATACATCACCTCCAGTGCCAGTAATAATGGAACTGCGAGTATTCGCGTGTTTTTCGAACAGGGTTATGATCCAGACATTGCCGCGGTGAACGTGCAGAACCGCGTTGCCAGAGCAAATGCGGTGCTTCCTTCAGAAGTGATCCGCTCGGGAGTAACCACTACCAAAGCTCAGAATTCAGCATTATTATATGCCGGTTTATATTCTACGAATCCCGATTATGACGATACATTCCTTCAGAATTACCTGAATATTAACGTTAAACCTGAACTACAGCGAATCAATGGTGTGGGTGATGTGAACGTTTTCGGCGGAAAGGATTACGCGATGCGCGTATGGCTCGATCCAGCGAAAATGGCCAGTTATGGACTTGTTCCCGGTGACGTCGTTGCTTCTATTGGAGAACAGAGTCTGGAAGCCGCTGCAGGTTCTTTAGGTCAAAATGCCGGGGAATCTTTTGAATATGTACTGAAATATGGCGGGCGTTATAAAACGGCTGATCAGTATGAAAATATCATTATCAAAGCCCAGCCCAATGGAGAATTTCTGCGACTCAAGGATGTGGGCGGTGTGGAACTGGGTGCGCAATCTTATTCCTCGCTTTCCAGGTCGAAGGGTTACCCGGCGCTGAGTTTCGGGATCTTCCAGACCCCGGGATCGAATGCCCAGGAGATTATTGAAAAGATCTATGACCGCCTGGAAGAATTAAAAAAGGATTTTCCGGAAGGAGTGGATTACATTATTAATTATGATACCAATAAATTCCTCACGGCATCGATCTCGAAGGTGCAGCACACCCTGATTGAAGCTTTTATACTGGTGTTCCTGGTGGTTTTCATTTTCCTCCAGGACCTCAAATCCACCCTCATTCCGGCAATTGCCGTACCGGTTTCCATCATAGGAACCTTCTTTTTCCTGAACCTGCTTGGATATTCTATCAATCTTCTTACGCTATTCGCTTTGGTGCTGGCCATCGGGATTGTGGTAGATGATGCGATCGTAGTTGTGGAAGCCGTTCACGCGAAACTCGAAGGTGGTGAAAAAAGCGCCCGTAAAGCGTCCGTTTCAGCTATGAGCGAAATTGCGGGGGCGATCGTTTCCATCACCCTCGTCATGGCCGCCGTATTCATACCCATTACCTTTATCCAAGGACCGGCTGGAGTTTTCTACGAGCAGTTCGGGGTAACGCTGATCATTGCGATCCTGATTTCCGCGGTGAACGCACTGACCCTGAGCCCCGCTTTATGTGCCTTATTTCTGAAACCGAAAGACGAAGAAGATAAAAAAAGGAATTTCCTTCAGAAGTTTTACCGAGCTTTTGATGCCGGTTTTGAAGCCACCAAGCAGAAGTATTCTCGCTCGCTGGGATTTCTAACAAGGCATAAATGGCTGAGTTTGGGTATTCTTGCGCTCACTGCAGTGGGTATCTTTTTCATCAATAAATCCATTCCTTCAGGCTTTGTGCCTACTGAAGATCGCGGGGTAATCTTTGTAAATGGTGACCTGCCGCCAGGCTCTTCACTTGATCGTTCTTTTACGACGGCCACCCAGCTCTACGAGCAAATGCAGACCGTTGAGGGAATACGAACCGCTACCGTGATCGCCGGAAGAAACTTTTTCTCGGGCGCCGGTAGTTCCAATTTCATGGGATTCATCATTCTCGAAGACTGGGATGACCGCGATACCGATGCTACTTCCATAGACAATATCATTGCACAGCTCAACCAGAAATCGGCCAGCTTCAGCGATGCGAAGATCATCTATTTCACACCGCCTTCGGTACCTGGTTTTGGTAGTGCCGATGGTTTTGAGATGCAATTGTTGGACCGTGAGGCCGGCAGCCTGGAAGATCTGGATGAAACCGCCAACGAGTTTGTAACCAATTTGATTCAACAGCCCGAAGTGGCTTACGCTTCTAATCCTTTTAGCACGAATTATCCGCAGTTGCGAATAGATATAGATGTGCCAATGGCGAAAAAAGCCGGCGTGGGCGTAAACGATATTTTGTCGGTATTGCAGGGTTATATTGGTGGAATTTATACGGCGAATTTCAGCCGCTTCGGAAAACAATACCGTGTATTTGTGCAATCTCTGCCGGAAGACCGTGTAAACAAGGCCAGTCTCAACAGCATGTTCGTACGAACTTCGGAAGGAGAAATGGCCCCGGTTTCACAGTTCGTAAGCCTCAACAGAATTTATGGACCGCAAACCATCAGCAGGTTTAACCTGTTTAACGCCGTATCCCTTAACGGAACCGCTGCACCGGGTTACAGCTCCGGGGGTACGATCGATGCAATTCGCAGAACGGCTTCCAAAGTTCTACCACAGGGTTATGATATTGCATTTTCAGGATTGACACGAGAAGAGATCGCATCAGGCGGACAGGCCGGAATCATTTTCATGCTCAGTATCGTATTTGTTTACTTCCTGCTGGCGGCCCAGTACGAAAGCTATTTATTGCCATTTTCGGTAATTCTCTCCCTTCCTATTGGGGTTGCGGGCGCATATATCGCCACCTGGATGGCCGGACTGCAGAATAATATTTATTTCCAGATCGCCCTGATCATGCTGATTGGACTGCTGGCTAAAAATGCCATTTTGATCGTGGAATTTGCGAGGCAGCGCCGCTATGAAGGTCTTTCAATTACTGAAGCGGCACTGGATGGCGCAAAGGTAAGGCTCCGCCCTATCCTAATGACCTCTTTTGCCTTTATTCTGGGGCTTTTACCACTGGTACTCGCGAATGGGGTAGGCGCACAGGGTAACCGCTCCATCGGTACCGGTGCTGCAGGAGGATTGCTTGTGGGAACGATTTTCGGCTTATTCGTGATCCCGGTGTTATTCATCATCTTCCAGTGGTTACAGGAAAGAATTGGGAAAAAGCCAGACGCCGTTATTTCAAAAAATGATACAGCAAATTAG
- a CDS encoding efflux RND transporter periplasmic adaptor subunit: MKKKNLILSLLALASLAGLYSCGNDEAKAENAQANTTTPVYPVLEISRKTVTAYNAYPATIEGSVNSAVRAKVSGYITNVLVQEGEEVKKGQLLFQLETESLSQDAQAAKANVNAAQVEVDKLKPLVEKNIISEVQLETAKAKLQQAKSGYNSIAANIGYAQIKSPVDGVVGKINYRKGALVSQQDQTPLTQVSSIEEIFANFSMNEKEFLDFMSESKGNSTSEKIDSLPKVQLVMANGKNYELEGKIETISGSIDEQTGTVNFRAKFKNTGLLRNGSTGTIRVPKTYEKALVVPALSTYERQGSTFVYKLKGDSLVSSAISILNEVKKLYVVDENDGVKEGDLILAQGTSKVRPGMKIEPKKVSLDSITNSFDQVFK; the protein is encoded by the coding sequence ATGAAAAAGAAGAATTTGATTCTTTCCTTATTGGCCCTTGCTAGCTTAGCAGGCCTATATTCCTGCGGCAACGATGAGGCTAAAGCTGAAAATGCCCAGGCCAATACCACAACTCCCGTCTATCCCGTTCTGGAAATTTCCCGGAAGACCGTGACGGCTTACAATGCTTATCCGGCCACTATCGAAGGTTCGGTGAATTCGGCAGTACGCGCAAAAGTATCGGGGTATATTACCAATGTTCTGGTACAGGAAGGCGAAGAAGTGAAAAAAGGGCAGTTGTTATTTCAGTTGGAAACCGAATCCCTTTCGCAGGATGCACAGGCTGCTAAGGCCAATGTGAACGCTGCCCAGGTAGAAGTAGACAAACTGAAACCTCTGGTAGAAAAGAACATCATCAGCGAGGTGCAACTCGAAACTGCCAAGGCAAAACTGCAACAGGCGAAAAGCGGTTATAACAGCATTGCTGCGAATATTGGCTATGCACAGATCAAAAGTCCGGTAGATGGTGTGGTTGGAAAAATTAATTATCGCAAAGGCGCATTGGTGAGTCAGCAAGATCAAACGCCGTTGACGCAAGTGTCTTCCATTGAGGAGATTTTTGCCAATTTTTCGATGAATGAAAAAGAATTCCTAGACTTCATGAGCGAGTCGAAGGGCAACAGCACTTCAGAAAAAATTGACAGTTTACCGAAGGTTCAGCTGGTCATGGCCAACGGAAAGAATTACGAACTGGAAGGAAAGATCGAAACTATTTCAGGAAGCATCGACGAACAGACAGGGACGGTGAATTTCCGGGCGAAATTTAAAAATACTGGTTTACTAAGAAACGGTAGTACTGGAACCATCAGGGTACCGAAAACCTACGAAAAAGCATTGGTTGTTCCGGCTCTTTCTACCTACGAACGCCAGGGTTCTACCTTCGTGTATAAGCTGAAGGGCGATTCACTGGTTTCCAGCGCCATCAGCATTCTAAATGAGGTGAAAAAACTATATGTCGTTGATGAAAATGACGGTGTGAAAGAAGGAGACCTCATCCTGGCGCAGGGAACTTCCAAAGTTCGGCCGGGAATGAAGATCGAGCCCAAAAAGGTGAGCCTGGACAGTATCACTAATTCGTTTGACCAGGTATTCAAATAA
- a CDS encoding GbsR/MarR family transcriptional regulator, with amino-acid sequence MNCCSPEKRKLIEELGLHFEKAHQLAPLAARIYATMILSPNDGHTFDEIMQITDASKSSVSTQLNLLMQTRKVDYFTKPGDRRRYFRASKTYLENTLKEYLQAISEEIRLMEKVIAFNSENNKEKFEKDGHIPLMFKDYLLAQKKNLQLTIERVSEHQNN; translated from the coding sequence ATGAACTGTTGTTCTCCGGAAAAAAGAAAACTGATCGAGGAATTAGGCCTTCATTTTGAAAAGGCGCATCAGCTGGCACCCCTGGCAGCCCGCATCTATGCGACGATGATCCTTTCTCCAAACGACGGTCACACTTTTGACGAGATCATGCAGATCACCGATGCCAGCAAAAGCTCGGTAAGCACCCAGCTGAATTTGCTCATGCAAACCAGGAAAGTAGATTATTTTACGAAACCCGGGGATCGCCGGCGCTACTTCAGGGCCAGCAAAACTTACCTGGAAAATACCCTGAAGGAATATCTGCAGGCCATTTCCGAAGAAATACGGTTAATGGAAAAGGTTATCGCGTTCAATTCAGAAAACAACAAGGAAAAATTTGAAAAAGACGGCCATATCCCATTGATGTTCAAGGATTATTTACTGGCCCAAAAGAAAAATTTACAGCTCACTATCGAGCGAGTTTCAGAACATCAGAACAACTAA